In one Mycobacterium sp. NBC_00419 genomic region, the following are encoded:
- a CDS encoding alpha/beta fold hydrolase, translating into MPTPRWIDVAAPAVQLRALTWGPDEGPIALCLHGFPDTPYGFRKLAPQLVAAGYRVIAPFMRGYVPSSIPSDGSYHIGALMDDALKVREACGPTDRDVVIGHDWGAITATGLAALPDSPFVKAVVMSVPPSAALTPDGPVPNRGKLLRLLPAQVARSWYISYFQLPLLPERSESWIVPLLWRRWSPGYNAAEDLRHVDAAIGAPQYWRAALGPYRATIRNTKPPARYAELHRWWTKPPRLATLYLHGNDDGCMTPEFTPWVRDALPPGSDVAIVENAGHFLQLEQPDAVARRILDFLRS; encoded by the coding sequence ATGCCCACGCCGCGCTGGATCGACGTCGCCGCCCCCGCCGTGCAGCTGCGGGCGCTGACCTGGGGACCCGATGAAGGCCCGATTGCGTTGTGCCTGCACGGTTTTCCCGACACGCCCTACGGATTCCGAAAGCTCGCCCCGCAGCTGGTGGCGGCCGGCTACCGGGTGATCGCACCGTTCATGCGTGGGTATGTGCCGTCGTCGATCCCGTCGGACGGCAGCTATCACATCGGCGCGTTGATGGACGACGCGCTGAAGGTGCGCGAAGCCTGCGGCCCGACCGACCGCGACGTGGTGATCGGCCACGACTGGGGCGCCATCACCGCCACCGGGCTCGCGGCGCTGCCCGACAGCCCGTTCGTCAAGGCCGTGGTGATGTCGGTGCCGCCGTCGGCCGCGCTCACTCCCGACGGCCCGGTGCCCAACCGCGGCAAGCTGCTGCGGCTGCTGCCCGCCCAGGTGGCGCGCAGCTGGTACATCAGCTACTTCCAGCTGCCGCTGCTGCCGGAACGGTCGGAATCGTGGATCGTGCCGCTGCTGTGGCGGCGATGGTCGCCGGGGTACAACGCCGCCGAGGACCTGCGCCACGTCGACGCCGCGATCGGTGCTCCGCAGTACTGGCGGGCCGCGCTGGGCCCGTACCGCGCGACCATCCGCAACACCAAGCCGCCGGCCCGCTACGCCGAGTTGCACCGCTGGTGGACCAAGCCCCCGCGGCTGGCCACGCTGTACCTGCACGGCAACGACGACGGTTGCATGACACCGGAATTCACGCCCTGGGTGCGTGACGCGCTGCCGCCGGGCAGTGACGTCGCGATCGTCGAGAACGCCGGGCATTTCCTGCAACTCGAACAGCCCGACGCGGTGGCCCGGCGGATCCTGGACTTCCTGCGTTCGTGA
- a CDS encoding Mce protein — protein sequence MADEPDVPDNEVTTDAAEEAVEDTTADVADEPVTEAKARRPWSHVKIALTVGLATVVALGGLTGWLGYQAYQARQAQQLDELLVSVGRQGAINLTTIDFEHADADVQRILDSATDAFYDDFAKRSQPFVEVVKQAKSKSEGTVNEAGLESVSGTEGQVLVAVTVKTQNAGAQNQPPRNWRMRLTVKKTGADEAKVSKVEFVQ from the coding sequence ATGGCCGACGAGCCAGACGTGCCCGATAACGAGGTGACCACCGACGCGGCCGAGGAGGCCGTCGAGGACACCACAGCGGATGTGGCCGACGAGCCCGTCACGGAAGCCAAGGCCAGGCGGCCGTGGTCGCACGTCAAGATCGCGCTGACCGTCGGCCTGGCCACCGTGGTCGCACTCGGGGGCCTCACCGGCTGGCTCGGCTATCAGGCCTACCAGGCCCGGCAGGCGCAGCAGCTCGACGAACTGCTGGTCAGCGTGGGCCGCCAGGGTGCGATCAACCTGACCACCATCGACTTCGAGCATGCCGATGCCGACGTGCAGCGCATCCTGGACTCCGCCACCGACGCGTTCTACGACGACTTCGCCAAGCGGTCCCAGCCGTTCGTCGAGGTCGTCAAGCAGGCCAAGTCCAAGTCCGAAGGCACCGTCAACGAGGCGGGTCTGGAGTCGGTCAGCGGTACCGAGGGCCAGGTCCTGGTGGCCGTGACGGTCAAGACCCAGAACGCCGGCGCCCAGAACCAGCCACCGCGCAACTGGCGGATGCGCCTGACGGTCAAGAAGACTGGCGCCGACGAAGCGAAGGTCTCGAAAGTGGAGTTCGTGCAGTGA
- a CDS encoding VOC family protein, producing the protein MPSITPSLWFNDDLEEAMLFYTAIFPNSSVEHVARYTEAGPGTPGQVVSASFVLDGTRFTGINGGPVFAFTEAISFLIECTDQDEVDHYWTALLDGGQESQCGWLKDRFGVSWQVVPTRLLELLSDPDHDRAAAATAAMLGMRKIVISELEVATTNR; encoded by the coding sequence ATGCCGTCCATTACCCCTTCGCTGTGGTTCAACGACGACCTGGAGGAGGCGATGCTGTTCTACACCGCGATCTTTCCCAACTCGTCGGTCGAGCACGTGGCCCGCTACACCGAGGCCGGGCCGGGCACCCCGGGCCAGGTGGTCTCGGCCAGTTTCGTGCTCGACGGCACTCGGTTCACCGGGATCAACGGCGGGCCGGTGTTCGCGTTCACCGAGGCGATCTCGTTCCTCATCGAGTGCACCGACCAGGACGAGGTCGACCACTACTGGACTGCGCTGCTCGACGGCGGTCAGGAATCCCAGTGCGGCTGGCTCAAGGATCGGTTCGGCGTGAGCTGGCAGGTGGTGCCCACCCGATTGCTGGAGCTGCTCTCTGATCCCGACCACGACCGCGCGGCCGCAGCCACGGCGGCGATGCTCGGAATGCGCAAGATCGTCATCAGCGAGCTGGAGGTCGCGACCACCAACCGCTGA
- a CDS encoding alpha/beta fold hydrolase: MTSTTSGAQTVEFRGEDKLTLVGDEWNRGASDRPTILMLHGGGQNRFSWKNTGQVLADRGLHVVALDARGHGDSDRAPNGVYTVSALCGDVLRVLDQIGRPVVLIGASMGGLTGILVAKLAGPEKITKLVLVDVVPRIEEKGTSRIHDFMASHVHGFDTLEQAADAIAAYLPHRRRAKNLEGLKKNLRQRDGRWFWHWDPAFLKPVEAEEFVRVEELEQAAAELTIPILLIRGRQSDVVSTEGVQDFLAKVPHAEFVELSEAGHTAAGDDNDAFSDAVVAFVTP; this comes from the coding sequence GTGACCAGCACGACCAGTGGTGCGCAGACCGTGGAGTTCCGCGGTGAGGACAAGCTGACCCTGGTGGGCGACGAGTGGAACCGGGGCGCGAGCGACCGGCCGACCATCCTGATGCTGCACGGCGGGGGCCAAAACCGGTTCTCCTGGAAGAACACCGGGCAGGTGCTGGCCGACCGGGGCCTGCATGTCGTCGCACTCGACGCCCGCGGCCACGGTGACAGCGACCGCGCGCCGAACGGCGTCTACACCGTGAGTGCCCTGTGCGGTGACGTCCTGCGGGTGCTGGACCAGATCGGGCGGCCGGTGGTGTTGATCGGGGCCAGCATGGGCGGGCTGACCGGCATCCTGGTGGCCAAGCTCGCCGGCCCGGAGAAGATCACCAAGCTGGTTCTCGTCGACGTGGTGCCGCGGATCGAGGAGAAGGGCACCTCGCGCATCCACGATTTCATGGCCAGCCACGTGCACGGCTTCGACACCCTCGAGCAGGCGGCCGACGCGATCGCCGCCTACCTGCCACACCGCAGACGGGCCAAGAATCTCGAGGGTCTCAAGAAGAATCTGCGGCAGCGCGACGGCCGCTGGTTCTGGCACTGGGACCCGGCGTTCCTCAAGCCGGTCGAGGCCGAGGAGTTCGTCCGCGTCGAGGAGTTGGAGCAGGCGGCGGCCGAACTGACCATCCCGATCCTGCTCATTCGCGGCAGGCAGTCCGATGTGGTCAGCACCGAGGGGGTGCAGGACTTCCTGGCCAAGGTGCCGCACGCCGAGTTCGTCGAACTCTCCGAGGCCGGCCACACCGCGGCCGGTGACGACAACGACGCGTTCAGCGACGCCGTCGTCGCCTTCGTCACCCCGTGA
- a CDS encoding TetR/AcrR family transcriptional regulator, producing MVAKAMRDAKRKMPAERHDELLGQAVLISRTDGLGAVTLRKVAADLGVTPGLVSHYFSSAEQLITAAFRAAATEDLDNSRKLLAAEPTATAGINALMDYTLDESSMEASALWLEAWSLGRTNPALAAEAAALTDQWLTCIADVVRAGSDSGEFHVADADVAARRLLTMIDGLGAQMVVRAVAPEELKHIARSYVAAELHLPITG from the coding sequence GTGGTCGCGAAGGCGATGCGAGACGCCAAACGCAAGATGCCGGCCGAACGGCATGACGAGCTGCTGGGCCAGGCGGTGCTGATCAGCCGCACCGACGGCCTCGGCGCGGTCACGCTGCGCAAAGTCGCCGCCGACCTGGGCGTCACGCCGGGTCTGGTCAGCCATTACTTCTCGTCGGCCGAGCAGCTGATCACCGCCGCGTTCCGGGCCGCCGCCACCGAGGACCTGGACAACTCCCGCAAGCTGCTGGCCGCCGAGCCCACCGCCACCGCGGGCATCAACGCCCTGATGGACTACACCCTCGACGAGTCCAGCATGGAAGCCAGCGCGCTATGGCTGGAGGCGTGGAGCCTGGGGCGCACCAACCCGGCGCTGGCAGCCGAAGCGGCCGCACTGACCGATCAGTGGCTGACGTGCATCGCCGACGTGGTGCGTGCCGGCAGCGACAGCGGGGAGTTCCACGTCGCTGACGCCGACGTGGCCGCGCGACGGCTGCTGACCATGATCGACGGGCTCGGCGCCCAGATGGTGGTGCGCGCGGTGGCCCCCGAGGAGCTCAAGCACATCGCCCGCTCCTACGTCGCCGCCGAGCTGCACCTGCCGATCACGGGGTGA
- a CDS encoding purine-cytosine permease family protein, with protein sequence MATATTDRLGSIEAAGVEYLPEEARDSSPRNLAAVFLGANLTWTNVVFGAFAILFGLSFWQTLASMAVGIAVGTLAVLPTAVIGPRTGTNMTVSSGAFFGIRGRFIGSGLALAIALGFAAVTVWTSGDALVAAAHRMFGLPETDVVRGVGYAIVAALMVTVALYGHATIVAMQKIVVPVVGALLILGVFAFAGGFTPGASSGEYALGGFWQTWTLCAVLFAAAPISYGPTIGDYTRRISAVRFSDRQICLALGAGMFIGVLLPSMFGAYTAMSFANPTDSYLDDLVTAAPAWYVLPIVVISLLGGLSQGVLCIYASGLDLEGIAPKLKRTQTTIITAAIAIVLLYVGVFVFDAVGSVTAMTVVLNAVITPWVAVLAIGALRNRKVGYDPVDLQAFAHGRRGGRYWFTGGWNIPAVAAWAAGSLFGVLAVNTTLYVGPLADIAGGVDLSTVGSAVLAVAIYVVAGWALGDRRDQSPVGQPLIEIA encoded by the coding sequence ATGGCCACTGCCACCACCGATCGCCTCGGGTCCATCGAAGCCGCCGGCGTCGAGTACCTGCCCGAAGAGGCCAGGGACTCCAGCCCGCGCAACCTGGCCGCGGTGTTCCTGGGCGCCAACCTGACGTGGACCAACGTCGTCTTCGGGGCGTTCGCGATCCTGTTCGGCCTGAGCTTCTGGCAGACGCTGGCCTCGATGGCGGTGGGAATCGCCGTCGGCACGCTCGCCGTGCTGCCGACCGCCGTCATCGGCCCCCGCACCGGCACCAACATGACGGTGTCCAGCGGCGCGTTCTTCGGAATCCGGGGCCGCTTCATCGGATCCGGCCTGGCGCTGGCGATCGCGCTCGGATTCGCGGCGGTCACGGTGTGGACCAGTGGTGACGCTCTGGTGGCCGCGGCCCACCGGATGTTCGGGCTGCCCGAGACCGACGTGGTGCGTGGGGTCGGGTACGCGATCGTCGCCGCCCTGATGGTGACCGTTGCGCTCTACGGCCACGCCACCATCGTGGCGATGCAGAAGATCGTGGTGCCGGTGGTCGGCGCGTTGTTGATCCTGGGTGTCTTCGCGTTCGCAGGCGGATTCACCCCGGGTGCGAGCTCGGGCGAGTACGCACTGGGCGGCTTCTGGCAGACCTGGACGCTGTGCGCGGTGCTCTTCGCCGCGGCGCCGATCTCGTACGGCCCCACCATCGGCGACTACACCCGGCGTATCTCGGCGGTGCGGTTCAGCGACCGACAGATCTGCCTGGCGCTGGGCGCGGGCATGTTCATCGGGGTGCTGCTGCCGAGCATGTTCGGCGCCTACACCGCGATGAGCTTCGCCAACCCGACCGACTCCTATCTCGACGATCTGGTGACCGCGGCCCCGGCCTGGTACGTGCTGCCGATCGTGGTGATCTCGTTGCTGGGCGGCCTGAGCCAGGGCGTGCTGTGCATCTACGCCAGCGGCCTTGACCTGGAAGGCATCGCGCCGAAGCTGAAGCGCACCCAGACCACGATCATCACCGCCGCGATCGCGATCGTCCTGCTCTATGTCGGCGTGTTCGTGTTCGACGCGGTCGGCTCGGTCACCGCCATGACGGTCGTGCTCAATGCCGTGATCACGCCGTGGGTGGCCGTGCTGGCCATCGGCGCGCTGCGCAACCGCAAGGTCGGCTACGACCCGGTGGATCTGCAGGCCTTCGCCCACGGTCGCCGCGGTGGCCGGTACTGGTTCACCGGCGGCTGGAACATCCCGGCGGTGGCAGCCTGGGCGGCCGGTTCGCTGTTCGGAGTGCTAGCGGTCAACACCACGCTCTATGTCGGTCCGCTGGCCGATATCGCCGGCGGCGTGGACCTGAGCACCGTGGGATCGGCGGTGCTGGCGGTGGCCATCTACGTGGTGGCCGGCTGGGCCCTAGGTGACCGGCGTGACCAGTCGCCGGTGGGCCAGCCACTCATCGAGATTGCGTAA
- a CDS encoding 2-hydroxyacid dehydrogenase, which produces MTVLQVGKPEPSLAAELSRRDPLPQLPVHDPQAVTVILCCGRPGVDAGLIAALPNLQAIVNFGAGVDAIDVKAAHARGIAVSNTPDVLTDTVADTAVGLMIDTMRGLSAADRYVRAGHWPVHGPFRYTRDVSGSRAGILGLGRIGSAIATRLAGFDCAIAYHNRSEVPGSPYRYCATAAELAGSVDVLVVATAGGPDTARLVDRPVLEALGPQGFLINIARGSVVDEQALVELLVSGGLAGAGLDVFAHEPQVPAPLLELDNVVLLPHVGSNTARARTAMARLALRNLDEWLAHRRLVTPVT; this is translated from the coding sequence ATGACCGTTCTCCAGGTGGGCAAGCCCGAACCGTCGCTGGCCGCCGAACTGTCCCGGCGTGACCCACTACCGCAGTTGCCGGTGCACGATCCGCAGGCCGTCACCGTGATCCTGTGCTGCGGGCGCCCGGGGGTCGACGCCGGACTCATCGCGGCACTGCCGAACCTGCAGGCGATCGTGAACTTCGGCGCCGGTGTCGACGCCATCGACGTGAAGGCCGCCCACGCCCGCGGCATCGCGGTGAGCAACACCCCTGATGTCCTGACCGACACCGTCGCCGACACCGCGGTCGGCCTGATGATCGACACCATGCGCGGACTGTCGGCCGCCGATCGCTACGTGCGCGCCGGACACTGGCCGGTGCACGGTCCGTTCCGCTACACCCGCGACGTCAGCGGCAGCCGGGCCGGCATCTTGGGCCTGGGTCGCATCGGCTCGGCGATCGCCACCCGGCTGGCCGGATTCGACTGTGCCATCGCCTATCACAACCGAAGCGAGGTTCCCGGCAGCCCGTACCGCTACTGCGCCACAGCGGCCGAGCTCGCGGGGTCCGTCGACGTTCTGGTCGTGGCCACCGCCGGCGGTCCCGACACCGCCCGCCTCGTCGACCGGCCCGTGCTGGAAGCACTTGGGCCGCAGGGCTTTCTGATCAACATCGCCCGCGGCAGCGTGGTCGATGAGCAGGCGCTGGTCGAATTGCTGGTCAGTGGCGGGCTGGCCGGTGCCGGGCTGGACGTCTTCGCCCACGAGCCGCAGGTTCCTGCGCCGCTGCTCGAGTTGGACAACGTCGTGTTGCTGCCGCATGTCGGCAGCAACACCGCCCGGGCCCGAACTGCGATGGCGCGCTTGGCGTTACGCAATCTCGATGAGTGGCTGGCCCACCGGCGACTGGTCACGCCGGTCACCTAG
- a CDS encoding adenylate/guanylate cyclase domain-containing protein codes for MGWTIAVSVLAALALAEAAALAVLWSRLQGSRQETEELRARLDTRNLLWTGGREAVKTVWQTANLVRTQGFGGAVRSSIEELADWADVERPDLARLAPDGNVVIMFSDIEESTALNERIGDRSFVKVIEAHDRQVRGLVKTNDGHVVKSQGDGFMVAFADPAAAVRCGVAMQQALARDAKRLRNNSIRVRIGIHMGKSVRRGDDLFGRNVAMAARVASQADGGEVLVSEPVRRAVADRDFDSGRDAELKGFAGTHRLYAVVA; via the coding sequence GTGGGTTGGACGATCGCGGTGTCGGTTCTGGCCGCGCTGGCGCTCGCCGAGGCGGCGGCGCTGGCGGTGCTGTGGTCGCGCCTGCAGGGCAGCAGGCAGGAGACCGAGGAACTGCGCGCCCGCCTGGACACCCGCAACCTGCTGTGGACCGGCGGGCGCGAGGCGGTCAAGACGGTGTGGCAGACCGCCAACCTGGTGCGCACCCAGGGCTTCGGCGGCGCGGTGCGCAGCTCGATCGAGGAACTCGCCGACTGGGCCGACGTGGAGCGGCCCGACCTGGCCCGGCTCGCACCGGACGGCAACGTCGTCATCATGTTCTCCGACATCGAGGAATCCACCGCGCTCAACGAGCGCATCGGCGACCGGTCCTTCGTCAAGGTCATCGAGGCCCACGACCGGCAGGTGCGCGGGCTGGTCAAGACGAACGACGGCCACGTGGTCAAGAGCCAGGGCGACGGGTTCATGGTGGCCTTCGCCGACCCGGCCGCCGCGGTACGGTGCGGCGTAGCCATGCAACAGGCCTTGGCGCGCGACGCCAAACGGTTGCGCAACAACAGCATTCGCGTGCGGATCGGCATCCACATGGGTAAGTCGGTGCGCCGCGGCGACGATCTGTTCGGCCGCAACGTGGCGATGGCCGCCCGGGTGGCGAGCCAGGCCGACGGCGGTGAAGTCCTGGTCAGCGAGCCGGTACGGCGGGCGGTGGCCGACCGGGATTTCGACTCCGGCCGCGACGCCGAACTCAAGGGATTCGCCGGCACCCACCGGCTCTACGCCGTGGTGGCCTAG
- a CDS encoding guanylate cyclase — protein MSLTQALNETRTGDVWLFRGGSGPDRAIQTLTNSPINHVGMTVAIDDLPPLMWHAELGQKLTDMWTGTNHRGVQLNDAREAVEQWLFHYDQRCWLRQLHPHASREQEDRLLKVIARMDGTPFPSTARLTGRWIRGQIPTVSDWTRGIPFLHKRVRESAERRKTAKRESGLETAYCAETVAITYEEMGLIRTEKNENWFDPGRFWSGDILPLIDGYRLGEEIEVVAG, from the coding sequence GTGTCCCTGACACAGGCGCTCAACGAGACCCGTACCGGAGATGTCTGGCTGTTTCGCGGCGGGTCCGGCCCGGACCGGGCGATCCAGACGCTGACCAACTCCCCGATCAACCATGTCGGCATGACGGTGGCGATCGACGACCTGCCACCGCTGATGTGGCACGCCGAACTCGGCCAGAAGCTGACCGACATGTGGACGGGGACCAACCATCGCGGCGTGCAGCTCAACGACGCACGGGAAGCCGTCGAGCAGTGGCTTTTCCATTACGACCAGCGCTGCTGGCTACGCCAGCTGCACCCGCACGCCAGCCGCGAACAGGAAGACCGGCTGCTCAAGGTGATCGCCAGGATGGACGGCACACCGTTCCCGTCCACCGCCAGACTGACCGGCCGCTGGATTCGCGGCCAGATCCCCACGGTCAGCGACTGGACCCGGGGAATTCCGTTCCTGCACAAGAGAGTCCGCGAATCGGCCGAGCGGCGCAAGACCGCCAAACGGGAGAGCGGCCTGGAAACCGCTTACTGCGCGGAGACCGTCGCCATCACCTACGAGGAGATGGGGTTGATCCGCACCGAGAAGAACGAGAACTGGTTCGACCCCGGCCGGTTCTGGAGCGGTGACATTCTGCCGCTGATCGACGGCTACCGGCTGGGCGAGGAGATCGAGGTCGTGGCCGGCTGA
- a CDS encoding DUF1942 domain-containing protein, with translation MRGAIAVMAVVVLSAGCAESKPPTESPTATVADTSAAVPVQQAVPFGATQTVSSEGATARYTVANLRQVPPDAQIIPAKGTMYAVDVTIAAQTGTTTYNGFYFVAKAADGSTIAPAVGAVRPGITSGQLPAGQQTDGHVAYDVPNGKTVTAILLRDPHGKLLAVWAQ, from the coding sequence ATGCGGGGTGCGATCGCGGTCATGGCAGTAGTGGTCCTCAGCGCCGGCTGCGCCGAATCGAAACCCCCCACTGAGAGTCCGACCGCCACAGTCGCCGACACCTCGGCGGCTGTGCCGGTGCAGCAGGCGGTGCCCTTCGGTGCCACGCAGACCGTCAGCTCCGAAGGCGCCACCGCGCGCTACACCGTCGCCAACCTCCGCCAGGTTCCGCCCGACGCGCAGATCATCCCGGCGAAGGGGACGATGTACGCCGTCGATGTCACCATCGCCGCGCAGACCGGCACGACGACGTACAACGGGTTCTACTTCGTCGCCAAGGCCGCCGACGGGTCGACGATCGCGCCCGCGGTCGGCGCGGTCCGCCCGGGGATCACCTCCGGGCAGCTGCCTGCCGGCCAGCAGACCGACGGTCACGTGGCCTACGACGTCCCCAACGGCAAGACCGTCACGGCGATCCTGCTGCGCGACCCGCACGGCAAGCTGCTCGCCGTCTGGGCCCAGTAG
- a CDS encoding serine hydrolase domain-containing protein produces MRSRMWAVPLAVALIAGCSTTSAPPSVLKPLNAQAFHAAIESAAKKLLVPGAMVLLRTPEGTVTAAVGTTQLGTQTPPTPATHFRIASNTKTMTAALIVLLAQDGKLKLTDPVSAYVPNVPGGGDITIAHLLTMRSGLYGYTEDPALADVMDTEPAKAWNPQDALAIAFRHPPKFAPGTAYDYNNTNYALLGLIAEKVGAAPLAEQLQSRLFTPFGLAQTSLPAADDTALPAPYSHGYMYGGSFYALADVPYPPQMQAAARAGTLQPIDYTDQNPSYATAAGGAISTANDMATWIKALVSGQVFDADHHRQWLDSLRPEDPAAPDGQKYGYGISYQRFGPTAAMYYHGGEMPGFNSFMGYDPDHDVTLVIWTNLTLSPDGQTTANAILPAALNEIYRGLSLS; encoded by the coding sequence ATGCGATCGAGGATGTGGGCCGTGCCGCTGGCCGTCGCGCTCATCGCCGGCTGCTCGACCACGTCGGCGCCACCAAGTGTGCTGAAACCGTTGAACGCACAGGCATTTCACGCCGCGATCGAGTCGGCCGCGAAGAAACTCCTCGTGCCCGGCGCGATGGTGCTCCTGCGCACGCCGGAGGGAACCGTCACCGCCGCCGTCGGCACCACGCAGCTCGGCACCCAGACCCCGCCGACGCCGGCCACCCACTTCCGCATCGCGTCCAACACCAAGACCATGACCGCTGCGCTGATCGTGCTGCTGGCCCAAGACGGCAAGCTCAAGCTCACCGACCCGGTGTCGGCGTATGTGCCGAACGTGCCTGGCGGAGGCGACATCACCATCGCGCATCTGCTCACCATGCGCAGCGGCCTCTACGGCTACACCGAAGATCCCGCGCTCGCCGATGTGATGGACACCGAGCCGGCCAAGGCGTGGAACCCGCAGGACGCCCTCGCCATCGCGTTTCGGCATCCGCCGAAGTTCGCCCCCGGCACCGCCTACGACTACAACAACACCAACTACGCCCTGCTCGGTCTGATCGCCGAAAAGGTCGGTGCAGCACCGCTCGCCGAGCAACTGCAGTCGCGGCTGTTCACACCGTTCGGCCTCGCCCAGACGTCGCTGCCTGCCGCAGATGACACCGCACTGCCCGCGCCCTACTCCCACGGCTACATGTACGGCGGTAGCTTCTATGCCCTCGCCGACGTCCCGTATCCGCCGCAGATGCAGGCCGCCGCGAGGGCCGGGACACTGCAACCGATCGACTACACCGACCAGAACCCGTCGTATGCCACCGCGGCCGGCGGGGCGATCTCCACCGCGAACGACATGGCCACCTGGATCAAAGCCCTTGTCTCAGGCCAAGTGTTCGACGCCGACCACCACCGGCAGTGGCTGGACAGCCTGCGCCCGGAGGACCCCGCTGCCCCCGACGGGCAGAAGTATGGCTACGGGATCTCCTATCAGCGGTTCGGCCCGACTGCGGCCATGTACTACCACGGCGGGGAAATGCCGGGCTTCAACTCGTTCATGGGCTACGACCCGGATCACGATGTGACGCTGGTGATCTGGACGAACCTGACGTTATCGCCGGACGGCCAGACGACGGCCAACGCGATACTGCCCGCCGCGCTCAACGAGATCTACCGCGGGCTGTCGCTGAGCTGA
- the arr gene encoding NAD(+)--rifampin ADP-ribosyltransferase, with amino-acid sequence MPTEPKPFVPHESGAYLHGTKADLAVGDLLIAGRRMNHDQKRHANHVYVTQTLDAATWGAELAVGEGRGRIYIVEPTGALEDDPNVTDKRLPGNPTRSYRTREPVRVVGEITDWVGHSPDELARMRAALADLARRGLDVVYD; translated from the coding sequence GTGCCCACAGAACCGAAACCCTTTGTGCCACATGAGTCCGGCGCATACCTGCACGGGACCAAGGCCGACCTCGCGGTGGGCGATCTGCTGATTGCGGGGCGCCGGATGAACCACGACCAGAAGCGCCACGCCAACCACGTGTACGTCACGCAGACGTTGGACGCTGCCACCTGGGGCGCGGAGCTGGCCGTGGGTGAGGGTCGCGGACGGATCTACATCGTGGAACCGACCGGTGCGCTCGAGGACGATCCCAACGTCACCGACAAGCGGCTACCCGGCAACCCCACGCGTTCCTATCGCACCCGGGAGCCGGTACGGGTCGTCGGCGAGATCACCGACTGGGTCGGCCATTCCCCCGACGAGCTGGCGCGGATGCGCGCGGCGTTGGCCGACCTCGCGCGGCGCGGATTGGATGTGGTCTACGACTGA
- a CDS encoding type II toxin-antitoxin system VapC family toxin — MILVDTAIWIDHLHATEPRLVELLAVDQVGCHALVVEEMALGSIAQRDVVLDLLANLYQFPVMDHREVLHLTNERRLWGRGLSAVDVHLMAAVSVVGGAQLWTRDKRLQSACVDIKVRLFDG; from the coding sequence ATGATCCTGGTTGATACCGCGATCTGGATCGATCATCTGCACGCGACCGAGCCGCGTCTCGTCGAACTGTTAGCCGTTGATCAGGTCGGCTGCCACGCCTTGGTGGTGGAGGAGATGGCACTCGGGTCGATCGCTCAACGCGACGTGGTTCTCGATCTGCTCGCCAACCTGTACCAGTTTCCGGTGATGGATCATCGCGAGGTCCTGCACCTGACGAACGAGCGTCGGTTGTGGGGCCGAGGGCTGAGTGCAGTCGATGTTCACCTGATGGCGGCTGTGTCGGTGGTGGGCGGAGCGCAGCTGTGGACAAGGGACAAGCGATTGCAGTCTGCATGTGTGGACATCAAGGTGCGGTTGTTCGATGGGTGA
- a CDS encoding type II toxin-antitoxin system VapB family antitoxin, with the protein MRTTVTIDDELLAKAAALTGVHENVALLRQGLQTLIRVESARRLAALGGTDPAAEAPRRRRRAAE; encoded by the coding sequence ATGAGGACAACGGTGACGATCGACGACGAGTTGCTGGCCAAAGCCGCCGCACTGACCGGGGTGCATGAGAACGTCGCACTGCTCCGGCAGGGATTGCAGACACTGATCCGGGTGGAGAGCGCCCGGCGTCTGGCCGCACTGGGAGGAACAGACCCAGCGGCGGAGGCCCCTCGGCGTCGGCGCAGAGCGGCCGAATGA
- a CDS encoding zinc ribbon domain-containing protein YjdM: MSDVLPPCPACASEFTYEQGPLLVCPMCAHEWSADEVSDVDSAHAGAAIKDSVGNVLADGDTVIVATTVKVKGGGGGVIKAGTKVRGIRLISDGVGDHDIDANVPGFGRMQLKSSVVKKVV, encoded by the coding sequence ATGTCTGACGTTCTGCCGCCGTGTCCGGCGTGTGCGAGTGAGTTCACCTACGAGCAGGGGCCGCTGCTGGTGTGCCCGATGTGTGCGCACGAGTGGTCGGCTGATGAGGTGTCCGATGTCGATTCCGCGCACGCCGGTGCCGCGATCAAGGACTCGGTCGGCAACGTCCTCGCTGACGGAGACACGGTGATCGTCGCGACGACCGTGAAGGTCAAGGGCGGCGGTGGCGGGGTTATCAAAGCCGGCACGAAGGTCCGTGGAATCCGGCTCATCTCCGATGGCGTCGGCGATCACGACATCGACGCGAATGTGCCGGGCTTCGGGCGGATGCAGTTGAAGTCGAGCGTGGTGAAGAAGGTCGTCTGA